The Pedobacter africanus genome has a window encoding:
- a CDS encoding DUF4783 domain-containing protein — MIKPLLFLFLFFIEIPYSYTLQGDIIDNLSAQFKSGNAKEIAINFSSSVELIIIDDEDVYSKAQAEQILRNFFTKYPPVKSTVVHLINTNPNFRFGILSLQTKSGKFRVSITMKKSGTAFFITELRIEPDK; from the coding sequence ATGATAAAGCCCTTACTTTTTTTATTTTTATTTTTTATAGAAATCCCTTACTCTTATACGCTTCAAGGCGATATTATAGACAATTTATCTGCACAATTTAAGTCCGGAAATGCAAAAGAGATTGCCATAAATTTCTCTTCTTCTGTAGAATTAATCATCATCGACGACGAAGATGTATATTCTAAAGCTCAGGCCGAGCAGATTTTACGAAATTTTTTTACAAAATATCCGCCGGTAAAATCAACAGTTGTACACCTCATTAATACCAATCCAAATTTCCGGTTTGGTATCCTTTCCCTGCAAACAAAGAGCGGGAAATTCCGCGTTTCGATAACGATGAAAAAATCGGGTACTGCTTTTTTTATTACTGAATTGAGAATAGAGCCTGATAAATAA
- the nadC gene encoding carboxylating nicotinate-nucleotide diphosphorylase gives MDKQIIDQFIKNAIAEDLGDGDHTSLSTIPANAQGKAKLLIKEPGILAGVELALEIFKQVDASLVTEVLINDGAEVQYGDIALTVSGNSQSILLAERLVLNCMQRMSGIATKTNRIVKLLAGYNTRLLDTRKTTPGLRYLEKWAVRIGGGVNHRIGLYDMILIKDNHVDYAGGISNAIKAANQYLTDKGKKLQIEIEVRNISELNEVLNTGGVNRILLDNFTFPDLTEAVRIIDKKYITEASGGITEENVTDYAACGVDYISMGALTHSVKSLDMSLKAF, from the coding sequence TTGGATAAGCAAATCATAGATCAATTCATAAAAAATGCTATTGCCGAAGACCTTGGTGATGGCGATCACACCTCTCTTTCAACCATTCCTGCAAATGCACAAGGCAAGGCGAAATTGCTGATCAAAGAACCAGGTATTTTAGCCGGAGTTGAACTGGCGCTCGAGATATTTAAGCAGGTTGATGCAAGCCTGGTTACAGAAGTACTCATTAATGACGGCGCTGAAGTTCAATATGGAGATATAGCGCTTACTGTTTCCGGAAATTCCCAATCCATTCTTCTTGCTGAACGCCTGGTGCTAAACTGCATGCAGCGTATGAGCGGTATTGCTACCAAAACAAATCGTATTGTTAAGCTTTTGGCAGGGTACAACACGCGTTTACTGGATACACGTAAAACAACACCTGGTCTGCGGTACCTTGAAAAATGGGCCGTTCGCATAGGTGGGGGTGTCAACCATCGCATTGGTTTATACGACATGATCCTGATCAAAGACAATCACGTCGATTATGCCGGTGGCATTTCCAATGCCATTAAAGCGGCCAATCAATACCTTACAGATAAAGGCAAGAAATTACAGATAGAGATAGAAGTACGGAATATTTCTGAATTGAACGAGGTTTTAAATACCGGGGGGGTAAACAGGATTCTACTGGATAATTTTACTTTTCCCGATCTGACAGAGGCCGTTCGTATCATAGACAAAAAATACATTACAGAGGCTTCGGGTGGTATTACAGAAGAAAACGTAACCGATTACGCAGCCTGTGGAGTAGATTATATCTCGATGGGGGCATTAACCCATTCTGTTAAAAGTTTAGACATGAGTTTAAAAGCCTTTTAG
- the plsY gene encoding glycerol-3-phosphate 1-O-acyltransferase PlsY yields the protein MISIYSISAVLLAYLFGSIPTAVWLGQAFYGVDVREYGSGNAGATNTFRVLGKKAGIAVMTIDIAKGYTATKLAYFIGLSVTGPQHSAQFVNYELALGVTAVMGHLFPIFAGFRGGKGVATLFGMILAVNFPAAMLCVLVFITVLLISKYVSLSSICAGFTFPLSIVFVLQSSIKSEVLYGMCVCVLILVTHQKNLERLLKGKESKVYLFKRKTN from the coding sequence ATGATTTCTATCTATTCTATTTCGGCAGTTCTACTGGCCTACTTATTTGGTTCTATTCCCACCGCTGTTTGGCTGGGGCAGGCGTTCTACGGTGTCGATGTGAGGGAATACGGTAGTGGAAATGCAGGTGCAACCAATACTTTCAGGGTTTTGGGTAAAAAGGCAGGAATTGCGGTAATGACTATTGATATTGCTAAAGGCTACACCGCAACTAAACTTGCCTACTTTATAGGTCTTTCTGTAACCGGCCCCCAGCATTCTGCCCAATTCGTAAATTATGAACTGGCACTCGGTGTTACAGCGGTTATGGGGCATTTATTCCCGATATTTGCGGGATTTAGGGGCGGAAAAGGGGTAGCTACTCTTTTTGGAATGATTTTAGCAGTTAACTTCCCTGCAGCGATGCTTTGTGTTCTTGTTTTTATTACAGTCTTACTGATTAGCAAATACGTATCTCTAAGCTCAATTTGTGCCGGATTTACTTTTCCGCTGAGTATAGTGTTCGTGTTACAGTCATCCATAAAATCTGAAGTCCTCTATGGCATGTGTGTTTGTGTGCTGATACTGGTTACCCACCAGAAAAACCTGGAAAGACTGTTAAAGGGAAAAGAATCCAAAGTATACCTGTTTAAAAGGAAAACGAATTAA
- a CDS encoding M48 family metallopeptidase has product MKRALIIGITTVGLAFSSCSTVPLTGRSRLNLVSDAQVLPMAFQAYNEFLTENKGAVLSASNADAQRVKRIGNNLIASVKSYMNSNNYGDLIKDYKWEVNVVQSKELNAWCMPGGKIVVYTGLLPVTKDDAGLATVMGHEIAHAIAGHSAERMSQQMVAQGIGVAGNVALSKNSKTQSVFNTLYGVGTPLAMLSYGRNQELEADRLGLIFMAMAGYNPQTATAFWQRMSAASQGSQKPPEFLSTHPSDATRIAQIQRLLPEAQKYYKPAGRVN; this is encoded by the coding sequence ATGAAAAGAGCATTAATTATAGGCATCACTACTGTTGGGCTTGCATTTTCCTCCTGTTCTACTGTGCCGCTTACCGGCAGGAGCAGGTTGAATTTGGTAAGCGATGCTCAGGTATTGCCAATGGCTTTTCAGGCCTATAACGAGTTTTTAACTGAGAATAAAGGCGCAGTGCTTTCTGCTTCGAATGCAGATGCGCAAAGGGTTAAGCGGATCGGTAACAACCTGATTGCATCCGTAAAAAGCTATATGAACAGCAACAATTATGGCGACCTGATCAAAGACTACAAATGGGAAGTAAATGTAGTTCAGAGTAAAGAATTGAATGCCTGGTGCATGCCTGGCGGTAAAATAGTAGTTTACACCGGTCTATTGCCTGTTACCAAAGACGATGCTGGATTGGCCACTGTTATGGGACATGAAATTGCCCACGCCATTGCCGGGCACTCTGCGGAGCGCATGTCGCAGCAAATGGTTGCCCAGGGAATTGGCGTTGCAGGAAATGTAGCCCTATCAAAAAATTCAAAAACCCAATCTGTATTTAATACTTTATATGGTGTAGGTACTCCGCTGGCGATGCTAAGTTACGGACGTAATCAGGAATTGGAGGCAGACCGGCTAGGTCTGATCTTTATGGCGATGGCCGGGTACAACCCTCAAACCGCAACTGCTTTCTGGCAAAGGATGTCGGCTGCCTCACAAGGCAGTCAGAAACCACCTGAGTTTTTAAGCACGCACCCTAGTGATGCAACCAGGATCGCGCAGATACAAAGATTATTACCGGAAGCACAGAAATATTATAAACCTGCCGGACGGGTGAATTAG
- a CDS encoding anthranilate synthase component I family protein, with the protein MSIQDLYSFKQKALVWAAAFDVCCILDSNGYADPYGNFDLIIAAGDQKVLNARSGHKFNELKAFYEQQPGWMFGLLGYDLKNEIELLNSTGSDQLNFPELFFFIPQYLISIKGNAITVLKGPADILDTINHMGPIAPKANTAIQIQSRLSKASYIKTVEALQQHIVRGDVYEINFCQEFFAEHAAIDPVYIYHRLSEVSPTPFSGFFKIKDQYILSASPERFLCKRGNRLISQPIKGTARRSKDAKEDALIRQALRDNTKEQAENVMIVDLVRNDLTKSAVKGTVQVDELFGIYGFPQVYQMISTISCELDPEVHFIDAIKQAFPMGSMTGAPKVKAMELIETYEYTKRGAYSGAIGYITPDRNFDFNVVIRSLLYEAKAGYLSFQVGGAITYASQAAAEYEECLLKASAMVQTLIP; encoded by the coding sequence ATGAGCATTCAGGATTTATATTCTTTTAAGCAAAAAGCATTGGTTTGGGCAGCAGCCTTTGATGTTTGCTGCATACTTGATTCCAATGGTTATGCGGATCCGTATGGAAATTTTGATCTCATTATAGCTGCCGGAGATCAAAAAGTATTGAACGCCCGGTCTGGGCATAAGTTTAATGAACTTAAGGCCTTTTATGAGCAGCAACCTGGCTGGATGTTTGGCCTGCTTGGTTATGACCTTAAAAATGAAATTGAGCTGCTGAACTCAACAGGGTCAGACCAACTCAATTTTCCTGAGTTGTTTTTTTTCATTCCTCAGTACCTGATTTCCATTAAAGGAAACGCAATAACCGTGCTGAAGGGGCCGGCTGATATCCTGGATACCATTAATCATATGGGGCCGATCGCTCCCAAGGCAAACACAGCGATCCAAATTCAAAGTCGTCTGTCAAAAGCATCGTACATCAAAACTGTAGAAGCCTTGCAACAGCATATTGTACGGGGTGACGTTTATGAAATTAATTTTTGCCAGGAGTTTTTTGCAGAACATGCCGCTATAGATCCTGTCTACATTTATCATAGATTAAGTGAGGTATCCCCAACCCCTTTTTCGGGTTTCTTTAAAATCAAAGATCAGTACATTCTTTCTGCGAGTCCGGAAAGGTTTCTTTGTAAAAGAGGAAATAGGCTTATCTCGCAACCTATTAAAGGTACAGCCAGACGAAGTAAGGATGCAAAGGAAGATGCTTTGATCAGGCAGGCCTTGCGGGACAACACCAAAGAGCAAGCTGAAAATGTGATGATTGTAGACCTGGTACGTAATGACCTTACAAAAAGCGCAGTAAAAGGCACTGTACAGGTAGATGAACTTTTTGGTATTTACGGTTTTCCGCAGGTTTACCAGATGATATCGACCATCAGCTGCGAATTGGATCCGGAGGTGCATTTTATAGACGCCATAAAACAAGCATTTCCTATGGGTTCTATGACAGGGGCACCAAAGGTTAAGGCGATGGAGCTGATAGAAACCTATGAATATACCAAACGCGGAGCTTATTCAGGAGCGATAGGTTATATTACCCCCGATAGAAATTTTGATTTTAACGTGGTCATCAGGAGCTTGCTCTATGAAGCAAAAGCAGGGTATTTGTCATTCCAGGTTGGAGGCGCCATTACCTATGCCTCCCAGGCTGCTGCAGAGTATGAAGAATGTCTGCTAAAAGCATCTGCTATGGTGCAGACGCTTATTCCATAA
- a CDS encoding adenylosuccinate synthase, with product MTQVDVLLGLQWGDEGKGKIVDVLSPQYDLIARFQGGPNAGHTLEFDGKKFVLNTIPSGIFNEKTMNLIGNGVVIDPIILKRELDNLKKAGHDPVAAGKLVIARKAHLILPTHQLLDAANEQKMGKDKIGSTLKGIGPTYMDKTGRNGLRVGDTTLPDFKERYNKLVEKHKEILSHYEFEYDLTEKEAAFFEAVDFIKGIPHVDSEHFVNGYLKQGKTVLAEGAQGTLLDVDFGSYPFVTSSNTTTAGACTGLGIAPNKVGSVYGIFKAYCTRVGGGPFPTELDDEVGETLRQVGHEFGATTGRARRCGWIDLPALKYAIMLNGVTELIMMKADVLDGFDTIYACTHYEHNGETIDYMPYDIISVKPKPVLKAIEGWKTDVTKVSKVEEIPAKLSEYIAFLEKELEVPVKYLSVGPDRVQTLVLN from the coding sequence ATGACGCAAGTAGACGTGCTTCTGGGCCTGCAATGGGGCGATGAAGGCAAGGGAAAAATTGTTGATGTTCTAAGTCCGCAATATGATTTGATAGCTCGTTTTCAAGGCGGTCCGAATGCTGGCCATACTTTAGAATTTGATGGCAAAAAATTTGTTTTGAACACCATTCCATCTGGTATCTTTAATGAAAAGACCATGAACCTGATTGGAAACGGGGTGGTTATAGATCCCATTATTTTAAAAAGGGAATTGGACAACCTGAAAAAAGCAGGGCATGATCCTGTTGCCGCAGGTAAACTGGTCATTGCACGTAAGGCACACCTGATCCTGCCAACCCATCAGTTGCTGGATGCAGCAAATGAACAGAAAATGGGTAAAGATAAGATCGGTTCTACACTGAAGGGAATTGGCCCAACTTATATGGATAAAACAGGTCGTAATGGCCTGAGGGTTGGCGATACTACCCTGCCTGACTTTAAAGAGCGTTACAACAAACTGGTTGAAAAACACAAAGAAATACTTTCACATTACGAGTTTGAATATGACCTTACAGAAAAGGAAGCTGCTTTTTTTGAAGCCGTTGATTTCATTAAGGGCATCCCTCATGTAGATAGCGAGCATTTTGTAAACGGCTACCTGAAACAAGGTAAAACTGTATTGGCAGAAGGCGCACAAGGTACTTTGCTGGATGTGGATTTTGGTTCCTATCCATTTGTAACCTCATCAAATACCACTACTGCCGGTGCCTGTACCGGTTTGGGCATTGCCCCAAATAAAGTAGGCAGTGTTTACGGTATCTTCAAAGCTTATTGCACACGTGTAGGCGGCGGCCCTTTTCCTACCGAACTGGATGATGAGGTAGGGGAAACTTTACGCCAGGTGGGCCATGAATTTGGGGCAACTACCGGGCGCGCGCGCCGCTGTGGATGGATTGACCTTCCTGCTTTAAAATATGCGATTATGCTGAACGGTGTAACAGAGCTCATTATGATGAAAGCGGATGTACTGGATGGATTTGATACGATTTATGCGTGTACACATTATGAGCATAACGGTGAAACAATTGACTACATGCCATATGATATCATCTCGGTTAAGCCCAAACCGGTACTGAAAGCAATTGAGGGATGGAAAACCGATGTGACCAAGGTAAGTAAAGTGGAAGAAATCCCTGCCAAACTCAGCGAATATATCGCGTTCCTGGAGAAAGAGCTGGAAGTTCCTGTGAAGTACCTTTCTGTAGGACCAGACCGGGTACAAACCTTAGTTTTGAATTAG
- a CDS encoding Fur family transcriptional regulator — protein MSTNHNSELVRKIFEAYLENKSLRKTPERFAILEEIYSRDDHFDVETLYIHMKNQKYRVSRATVYNTLELLVSCDLVTKHQFGKNMAQFEKSYGYHQHDHVICIDCGKVVEFCDPRIQQIQSMVGELLKFDIKHHSLNLYGVCFDCSAKASMNNQNATGIKHAS, from the coding sequence ATGTCGACAAACCACAACAGCGAGTTGGTTAGAAAAATATTCGAAGCCTACCTCGAAAATAAAAGTCTGAGAAAAACACCGGAGCGTTTTGCCATCTTAGAAGAAATTTACTCAAGAGATGACCATTTCGATGTGGAGACCCTTTATATCCACATGAAAAACCAGAAATATCGTGTAAGCAGGGCTACAGTATACAATACTTTAGAACTGCTGGTATCATGCGATCTGGTGACCAAACATCAGTTTGGGAAAAACATGGCACAGTTTGAAAAGTCTTATGGTTACCACCAGCACGATCATGTGATCTGTATTGATTGCGGAAAAGTTGTAGAATTCTGCGATCCACGTATACAACAGATACAAAGCATGGTAGGTGAACTGTTAAAATTCGACATCAAGCACCATTCTTTAAATCTTTATGGCGTTTGCTTTGATTGCTCGGCAAAAGCATCTATGAATAATCAAAATGCCACCGGCATTAAGCATGCAAGTTAA
- a CDS encoding RelA/SpoT family protein → MKNALVIDLEAEKQEILKRYRALLRACKPTMQRGDKKEIRKAFDMALESHKNMRRKSGEPYIYHPIAVAQIAAEEIGLGTTSIVCALLHDVVEDTDITLEDIEREFGKKTAKIIDGLTKISGVFDYNSSLQAENFRKMLLTLADDVRVILIKLADRLHNMRTMDFMPRQKQLKIASETIYLYAPLAHRLGLYAIKSELEDLSMKYLEPDTYKYIATQLNEKKAERTLFIKRFVEPINEILAEQGLTADIYGRPKSIHSIWNKMKSKNIPFEEVYDLFAIRIILDSPPENEKADCWKAYSIVTDLYRPNPDRLRDWVSSPKGNGYESLHTTVMGPKGQWVEVQIRTQRMNEIAEKGFAAHWKYKESSNDNGLDQWIMKVREMLNNPEANALDFLDDFKMNLFSDEIFIFTPKGALLQLPLGATALDFAFEIHTDVGAKCIGAKVNHKLVPLSYKLQNGDQVEIITSGKQAPKEDWLNIVVTAKAKSKIKSSLKEEKRKIAEMGKETLERKLKSLKITYNTDNLNKLSYFFKLPSTQELFIAVAKGKIELKDLKDYLASEKEIENRGAEKNEHQQIDALLSKVKGPESDILLIGEDLQKIDYTLAACCNPIPGDDVFGFVTVNEGIKIHRTNCPNAAQLMANYGYRVVKAKWNRQKELTFLTGLHIIGIDDVGLINNITKVISNDFKVNMRSITVDTDNGIFDGSIMIFVNDKEHLDNLIKNLLEVKGVTGVTRFDA, encoded by the coding sequence ATGAAGAACGCATTAGTTATTGATTTAGAAGCGGAAAAGCAGGAAATACTAAAAAGATACCGTGCGCTTTTACGTGCTTGTAAGCCAACAATGCAGCGCGGGGATAAAAAAGAGATCAGAAAGGCTTTTGATATGGCATTGGAAAGCCATAAAAACATGCGGAGAAAATCTGGAGAGCCTTATATTTACCATCCTATTGCTGTGGCCCAGATTGCGGCTGAGGAAATCGGATTGGGCACAACCTCTATTGTATGTGCATTGCTCCACGATGTAGTAGAAGATACGGACATTACACTGGAAGACATTGAACGTGAGTTTGGTAAAAAGACCGCCAAAATTATTGACGGGCTGACCAAAATATCGGGGGTCTTTGATTACAACAGCTCGCTGCAGGCAGAGAACTTCAGAAAAATGCTGCTTACCCTGGCAGATGACGTAAGGGTGATTTTAATTAAACTGGCTGACCGGCTGCACAACATGCGGACCATGGATTTTATGCCCAGGCAGAAACAGCTTAAAATTGCTTCTGAAACAATTTACCTATACGCCCCCCTTGCGCATCGTTTAGGTTTATATGCCATAAAATCTGAGCTGGAAGACCTTTCCATGAAATACCTGGAACCGGACACCTATAAATACATTGCCACTCAACTGAACGAGAAAAAGGCGGAACGGACTTTATTTATCAAAAGGTTTGTAGAGCCAATCAATGAGATTCTGGCGGAGCAAGGTTTAACTGCCGACATTTACGGGCGCCCAAAATCTATCCATTCCATTTGGAATAAAATGAAAAGCAAGAACATCCCTTTTGAAGAGGTGTATGACCTTTTCGCCATCAGAATTATTCTTGACAGCCCGCCTGAAAATGAAAAGGCAGACTGCTGGAAAGCTTATTCCATTGTAACCGACCTTTACCGGCCTAATCCCGACCGTTTGCGCGACTGGGTATCTTCTCCTAAAGGAAATGGATACGAATCTTTGCATACCACGGTAATGGGTCCTAAAGGACAATGGGTGGAGGTGCAGATCCGCACGCAGCGGATGAATGAAATTGCAGAAAAAGGTTTTGCTGCGCATTGGAAATATAAAGAATCGAGCAATGACAATGGTCTTGATCAGTGGATCATGAAGGTTAGAGAGATGCTGAACAACCCGGAAGCCAACGCACTGGATTTTCTGGATGATTTCAAGATGAACCTCTTTTCAGACGAGATTTTTATTTTTACGCCGAAAGGGGCTTTACTGCAATTGCCCCTTGGTGCTACAGCGCTCGATTTTGCCTTTGAGATCCATACGGACGTGGGGGCGAAATGTATAGGCGCCAAAGTGAACCATAAACTGGTACCACTATCTTATAAACTGCAGAACGGCGATCAGGTAGAGATCATCACCTCAGGCAAGCAGGCGCCAAAAGAAGACTGGCTGAACATTGTTGTTACCGCCAAAGCAAAATCCAAGATCAAATCTTCCTTAAAAGAAGAAAAGCGGAAAATTGCCGAAATGGGTAAGGAAACCCTGGAGCGTAAACTGAAATCACTTAAGATCACTTACAATACCGACAATTTAAATAAACTCAGCTATTTCTTTAAACTGCCCTCCACACAAGAGCTTTTTATTGCAGTTGCCAAGGGTAAAATTGAATTAAAAGATCTGAAGGATTACCTGGCCAGCGAAAAGGAAATAGAAAATCGAGGTGCTGAGAAGAACGAACACCAGCAGATTGACGCATTGCTGAGCAAGGTAAAAGGACCTGAGTCGGATATTTTACTGATTGGAGAAGACCTGCAAAAGATCGACTATACACTCGCTGCTTGCTGTAACCCGATTCCTGGCGATGATGTTTTTGGCTTTGTGACGGTGAACGAGGGGATAAAGATACACCGTACCAATTGCCCGAATGCTGCACAACTGATGGCCAATTATGGGTACCGGGTAGTTAAGGCGAAATGGAACAGGCAAAAAGAACTGACCTTCCTGACCGGACTGCACATTATAGGCATTGATGATGTCGGATTAATCAATAACATCACCAAGGTAATCTCAAACGATTTTAAGGTAAATATGCGCTCTATAACGGTAGATACAGATAATGGTATTTTTGACGGCTCTATTATGATCTTTGTAAATGACAAGGAACACCTGGACAACCTGATTAAAAATCTGTTAGAAGTCAAAGGCGTAACCGGGGTTACGCGTTTTGACGCCTAA
- a CDS encoding DUF4294 domain-containing protein translates to MNFYRLFILSIVIISGASAKGQVGSVPVKMPVMGKNDTIRVASTNENGEMIPWIPLDEVVIYGFRIFKSPAERAAFNRLRYNVMKVMPYALYAKRRYEQLERDLAVTAEKKEQKKLVKQCDKEIKEMFNREIKELTITQGQILTKLIDRELGRTTYDIIKETKGGVTAFLYQSVARVVGHNLKSTYSPQEDRDIESIITSSGFYQ, encoded by the coding sequence ATGAATTTTTACAGGCTATTTATTCTTTCAATTGTCATTATTTCAGGTGCTTCTGCAAAAGGGCAGGTCGGTTCTGTGCCCGTTAAGATGCCGGTCATGGGAAAAAATGATACGATAAGGGTAGCCTCTACAAATGAAAACGGGGAGATGATCCCATGGATACCCCTCGATGAGGTGGTAATCTATGGATTCCGCATCTTTAAATCACCCGCCGAGCGTGCTGCATTCAATAGGTTACGGTATAACGTGATGAAAGTGATGCCTTATGCCTTGTATGCCAAAAGAAGGTACGAACAGCTGGAAAGGGACCTGGCTGTTACTGCAGAAAAAAAGGAACAAAAAAAGCTGGTTAAACAATGTGATAAAGAAATCAAAGAAATGTTTAACCGGGAAATTAAAGAACTTACCATTACACAAGGACAAATTTTAACCAAATTGATAGATAGGGAACTGGGCAGGACCACTTATGATATCATTAAGGAAACAAAAGGTGGTGTTACAGCGTTTTTGTACCAGTCAGTTGCCAGAGTGGTAGGCCACAACCTGAAAAGTACTTACAGCCCGCAGGAAGACAGGGATATTGAATCCATTATTACCTCTTCCGGCTTTTATCAATAA
- a CDS encoding glutathione peroxidase: protein MSDPSKSVHQFKVKLINGTERNLSAYQNKVLLIVNIASACGFAPQLKELQELREQLGTEDFEILGFPSNDFGRQEPLEGIAINNFCEANYGVQFPVFEKIMVRGEQAHPLFKFLTQTSTPRWNFHKYLINKEGEVVDYFFPFTKPLSSKVKKKIQRLL, encoded by the coding sequence ATGTCTGACCCATCCAAAAGCGTGCACCAGTTTAAGGTGAAACTCATCAATGGTACTGAAAGAAACCTTTCTGCATATCAAAATAAAGTGTTGCTAATTGTCAATATTGCTTCGGCCTGTGGTTTTGCCCCACAGCTAAAGGAACTGCAGGAACTTAGGGAACAACTGGGTACAGAAGATTTTGAGATACTGGGCTTTCCTTCCAATGATTTTGGCCGGCAGGAACCACTGGAAGGAATAGCCATCAATAATTTCTGCGAAGCCAACTACGGCGTACAATTCCCGGTTTTTGAAAAAATCATGGTCCGGGGCGAACAAGCACACCCCTTGTTTAAATTTTTAACACAAACATCCACACCGCGCTGGAATTTTCATAAATACCTGATCAATAAGGAGGGTGAGGTGGTCGATTATTTTTTCCCCTTTACAAAACCACTTTCCTCCAAAGTGAAAAAGAAAATACAACGCTTACTTTAA
- the bshB1 gene encoding bacillithiol biosynthesis deacetylase BshB1 — MKLDILVLAVHPDDAELGCSGTIVKHIALGKKVGIVDFTRGELGTRGTAGIRDLEAADSAKIMGLHVRENMKFRDGFFANDEAHQLEVVKMIRKYQPEIVLTNALHDRHPDHGRAGDLANDACFLSGLVKIITELDGGAQTPWRPRLILQYIQDRYIKPDIIVDISPYFETKIAAIKAFKTQFFNPDLDEPDTYISSPEFFESVIGRAREFGKTVGATYGEGFTSRKLLGIDNLFNLR, encoded by the coding sequence ATGAAGTTAGATATTTTGGTGCTCGCTGTTCATCCCGATGATGCTGAGCTGGGATGTTCAGGAACAATTGTGAAGCACATTGCATTAGGCAAAAAAGTTGGAATAGTTGATTTTACGAGAGGGGAGCTGGGCACCCGGGGTACTGCCGGGATCCGTGACCTAGAAGCAGCAGATTCCGCAAAGATCATGGGGCTGCACGTCCGCGAAAACATGAAATTCCGGGATGGCTTTTTCGCAAACGATGAAGCTCATCAGCTGGAAGTCGTTAAAATGATACGTAAGTACCAGCCCGAAATTGTGCTGACCAATGCTTTGCACGACAGGCATCCAGACCATGGGAGGGCGGGCGACCTGGCAAATGACGCTTGTTTTTTATCGGGTTTAGTTAAAATAATTACGGAATTGGATGGGGGCGCTCAGACGCCATGGCGACCAAGGCTCATATTACAGTACATTCAGGATCGCTACATCAAACCAGATATCATTGTAGACATTAGCCCTTATTTTGAAACAAAGATCGCAGCCATTAAGGCATTTAAAACCCAGTTCTTTAATCCGGATCTGGACGAACCTGATACCTATATTTCTTCACCTGAATTTTTTGAAAGTGTAATTGGACGGGCCCGTGAATTTGGTAAAACTGTTGGAGCTACCTATGGAGAAGGCTTTACCTCACGTAAGTTATTAGGGATAGATAACCTTTTTAATCTAAGGTAG